In one Drosophila pseudoobscura strain MV-25-SWS-2005 chromosome X, UCI_Dpse_MV25, whole genome shotgun sequence genomic region, the following are encoded:
- the drd gene encoding uncharacterized protein drd, translating into MHLPHLFLLLALGLRLPSHSLALDGVVQPTCSLKDNCNLGDNILRPAAGPGSDGGDASADKLESKIASIFEDKVNYSLKLFADDAVLEYQAGNLSELHSGAPTNFTLHQLEQATSVPERQGQPDDDDDQMEEDERAYLHNIGKRFLALTQPFDPARHPDASTLCRRQMRQYLDALDNFDLWALKMHDSSGRLNSGILNGNINQPGDFDQCLAIQQRMSSGDPLKDEETVLRGQYCLAYAQPVLPHKSKRLQTFFKLIQSHGPFKSEFNDPGHRVPRYSLINWGLCVPSGCSARDVEYTVAEYLSNQTAATGISFNVRVEQQMCQVRDQQPWDRNTTWAVRFFVLVLSVAILATIYDRSTKMQPKQNAWCTAFSLDKNLRWLFSTNSAPGDIEAVHGIRFLNAIMLIFSHKSMAMFFNPYNNRTAMSESLGQPWTVIGRAASLYTDPFLLFSGMLTSYSLFGRLMKRQPIRLKNEYISRLMRIVPPLAALILFCTYVLPLWGSGPQWNLVVGHHADICKKNWWRNLLFIHNYFGFSEMCLTHTHHLGIDTELFAVAPILILGLWRWPRRGLFTLLLLCTVGTAARYYTTIVNQLSNYIYFGTNIQRLFRTADYMYSFPPHRSTVYIMGILLGYVLRKYQSAKLSSLQLRLGWTAATVCVLASVLGPAPMGDINYVYNSTHAAIYAAFAPIAWCLFFSWIVFVSHNGYTNKLTKLFAWRGFQVSTKLSYAIYLTQFPVFFYNVGRRRHIHHYYNFVSIILDTNEFISIFLASVALTVLFDAPFQNLKKLLIKRPFSSSANGTAKDKALPTKAVAEAETATAVTPESGTGIATTNTTTAKPPSSALHPHQHSE; encoded by the exons ATGCACCTGCCACACCTGTTTCTTCTACTGGCCTTGGGCCTGCGCCTGCCCAGCCACAGCCTGGCCCTAGATGGGGTGGTCCAGCCCACCTGCAGCCTGAAGGATAACTGTAACCTGGGCGACAATATCCTGCGGCCAGCCGCTGGACCCGGATCGGACGGCGGGGACGCGTCTGCGGACAAGCTGGAGAGCAAGATCGCCTCGATATTCGAGGATAAGGTGAACTACAGCCTCAAGCTGTTCGCCGACGATGCCGTCCTGGAGTACCAGGCGGGCAATCTCAGCGAGCTCCACTCCGGCGCGCCCACCAACTTCACGCTCCACCAGCTGGAGCAGGCGACGTCTGTCCCCgagcggcaggggcagcccgacgacgacgatgatcaGATGGAGGAGGATGAACGCG CCTATCTGCACAACATTGGCAAGCGCTTCTTGGCTCTCACACAGCCATTCGATCCGGCCAGACATCCAGATGCTTCGACCCTGTGCCGCCGGCAAATGCGCCAGTACCTGGACGCCTTGGACAACTTCGATTTGTGGGCGTTGAAGA TGCACGACTCCAGCGGAAGATTGAACTCCGGAATACTGAACGGCAACATCAACCAACCGGGCGACTTTGACCAGTGCCTGGCCATCCAGCAGCGGATGAGTAGCGGGGACCCCCTAAAGGATGAGGAAACAGTTTTACGGGGACAGTACTGCCTGGCCTACGCGCAGCCAGTGCTGCCGCACAAGTCCAAGCGTCTGCAGACCTTCTTCAAGCTGATCCAGTCGCATGGCCCCTTCAAGAGCGAGTTCAATGAT CCCGGCCACCGTGTGCCCCGCTACTCGCTCATCAACTGGGGACTGTGCGTGCCGTCTGGCTGCTCCGCCCGTGATGTGGAGTACACCGTGGCCGAGTACTTGAGCAACCAGACGGCGGCGACGGGCATCAGCTTCAATGTGCGCGTGGAGCAGCAGATGTGCCAGGTGCGCGATCAGCAGCCTTGGGACCGGAACACCACATGGGCAGTGCGCTTCTTTGTGCTCGTCCTGTCCGTAGCCATCCTTGCCACTATCTACGATCGATCTACCAAAATGCAGCCGAAGCAGA ATGCCTGGTGTACGGCCTTCTCGCTGGATAAGAACCTCCGCTGGCTGTTCAGCACCAACAGCGCCCCAGGCGACATTGAGGCGGTCCATGGCATTCGCTTCCTGAATGCCATCATGCTGATCTTCTCGCACAAGTCGATGGCTATGTTCTTCAATCCCTACAACAACCGCACGGCCATGTCCGAGAGTCTGGGCCAGCCGTGGACGGTGATCGGGCGCGCCGCCTCCCTCTACACGGACCCCTTCTTGCTCTTCAGCGGCATGCTCACCTCTTACTCGCTGTTCGGCCGGCTCATGAAACGTCAGCCCATCCGTCTCAAGAACGAGTACATCAGCCGTCTGATGCG TATTGTCCCGCCTCTGGCTGCTCTGATACTGTTCTGCACATACGTGCTGCCGCTGTGGGGCTCGGGTCCTCAGTGGAACCTCGTGGTGGGTCACCATGCCGACATCTGCAAGAAGAACTGGTGGCGCAATCTGCTCTTCATCCACAACTACTTCGGCTTCAGCGAAATGTGCCTGACGCACACGCACCACCTGGGCATCGATACCGAGCTCTTTGCCGTGGCGCCGATCCTCATCCTGGGCCTCTGGCGCTGGCCACGTCGTGGCCTCTTcacgctgttgctgctctgcaCGGTGGGAACGGCGGCTCGCTACTACACAACGATCGTTAACCAGCTGTCCAACTATATCTACTTTGGCACCAA CATTCAGCGTCTGTTTCGCACCGCCGACTACATGTACTCCTTCCCACCGCACCGCTCCACGGTATACATCATGGGCATCCTGCTGGGCTATGTTCTGCGCAAGTACCAGTCCGCAAAGTTGAGCAGCCTGCAACTGCGTCTTGGATGGACGGCTGCCACGGTCTGTGTGCTGGCTTCGGTGCTCGGCCCCGCGCCCATGGGCGACATCAACTACGTGTACAACTCGACGCACGCAGCTATCTATGCGGCCTTCGCCCCGATTGCCTGGTGTCTGTTCTTTTCCTGGATCGTCTTCGTGTCGCACAATGGCTATACGA ATAAACTGACGAAGCTGTTTGCCTGGCGCGGATTCCAGGTGTCCACAAAGCTGTCGTATGCCATCTACCTGACGCAGTTCCCCGTCTTCTTCTATAACGTCGGCCGAAGGCGTCACATTCATCACTATTACAACTTTGTTTCGATCATT CTCGACACCAACGAATTCATATCGATCTTCCTGGCCTCTGTGGCCCTGACGGTGCTCTTCGATGCGCCTTTCCAAAACCTCAAGAAGCTGCTCATCAAGCGGCCATTCTCTAGCTCCGCCAACGGCACAGCGAAGGACAAGGCGCTCCCAACAAAAGCggtggcagaagcagaaaccgCAACAGCAGTGACACCAGAATCAGGGACAGGCATAGCGACAACGAACACGACAACAGCCAAGCCGCCTAGCTCTGCCCTCCATCCGCACCAGCACTCAGAATAG
- the RpL37a gene encoding probable 60S ribosomal protein L37-A, with protein sequence MTKGTSSFGKRHNKTHTLCRRCGRSSYHIQKSTCAQCGYPAAKLRSYNWSVKAKRRKTTGTGRMSHLKVVRRRFRNGFREGTQAKPKKATQSGK encoded by the exons ATG ACGAAGGGTACCTCCAGCTTTGGTAAACGTCATAACAAGACGCACACTCTGTGCCGTCGTTGTGGACGCTCTTCGTACCACATCCAGAAGTCGACTTGTGCTCAGTGCGGCTACCCAGCCGCCAAGTTGCGTTCGT ACAACTGGTCCGTGAAGGCCAAGAGGAGGAAgaccactggcactggccgcATGAGCCACCTGAAGGTTGTCCGTCGTCGCTTCCGCAATGGTTTCCGCGAGGGCACCCAGGCCAAGCCCAAGAAGGCCACCCAGTCCGGCAAATAA